A region from the Benincasa hispida cultivar B227 chromosome 12, ASM972705v1, whole genome shotgun sequence genome encodes:
- the LOC120067555 gene encoding uncharacterized protein LOC120067555, with product MLTKLNYDNWSIKIKALLGAQDVWEIMENGFQEAEATVDQAQRDALKETRKKDKKALYILYQSVDEDTFETIANAETLKAAWDKLQSTHKGVDCVKKVRLKTLRGEFESLQMKEMEMIAEYHTKVMVVVNQLRRNGEEITDVRVIEKVLRNLNTKFEVITTMIKETQNLESMKIEQFIGSLQAYEEKKKRRME from the coding sequence ATGCTTACCAAGCTCAACTATGACAATTGGAGCATCAAGATAAAAGCGTTACTAGGAGCACAAGATGTGTGGGAGATCATGGAGAACGGTTTCCAAGAGGCAGAAGCTACAGTCGATCAAGCGCAAAGAGATGCGTTAAAAGAGACAAGAAAGAAGGACAAGAAGGCCCTTTATATCTTGTATCAATCGGTGGATGAAGATACGTTTGAGACCATCGCCAATGCAGAGACGTTAAAGGCGGCATGGGACAAGCTCCAATCGACTCATAAAGGAGTCGATTGTGTGAAAAAGGTGCGGTTGAAAACCTTACGTGGTGAGTTTGAATCTTTACAAATGAAGGAGATGGAGATGATAGCAGAATATCACACAAAAGTAATGGTTGTCGTCAATCAATTGAGACGGAATGGTGAAGAAATCACCGATGTTCGTGTCATAGAGAAGGTTCTACGAAACCTAAATACAAAGTTCGAGGTTATCACCACGATGATCAAGGAGACACAAAATCTCGAGAGCATGAAAATTGAACAATTTATAGGCTCGTTACAAGCCtatgaggagaaaaagaaaaggaggatGGAGTAA